From Actinomycetota bacterium:
TGAGCTTGTCGAGGGACATGTTCCACCCCAGATCGTTGTCGGCGGGCGAGAGGCCGCGAGGCAGGTTCTCGTGAACCGCTACGAGGACCGTCCCGCCATCGTCAGCGTCGGCGAGGGTGAACGTGATGGTCATCTCGCCTGCCATAGTCGGATCGTTGGTCTCGAACTCGACGACCTGGACAACCATCGTGTCGGGGATGAGACGCACGAACAGGCCGTGGTAGGTGTCGGTCTGAGCTGTCGTCTTGCCCGTCGTGGTCGGTAGGTCGTAGGTGAGCGAGATCCGGAACCGGCCACCCTCGCGAGCTTCGAAGCGGTGAACCTCGCTCGTCATCCCCTCGGGGACCATCCACACCTGGACCGACCCAGGATCGAGGAGCGCCTGGTACACCCGCGAGGGCGGCGCGCCGATGATCCGCTCGAGCCGCGTGGTTGTCATCCTTTCACTCTAGGACGAGGCCTCCTGAAGCCTGCAGACGAGTCCGGTGACGAACTAGGCCAAGGCGTCGATGGAGCCGGAGGGTTCGAGCCGGGCGCCGACCGCCCGTGAACCCTCGCGTCAGAGAGGAGCGAAGTGGATCGCTACCTCAGCAGCCGCCCGGTGCGGATCGGGTTGGTCATCCTGTCGGTTGTCGCCGCGGCGTCGATCGGCGGCGGCTTCGTCGCTGGAGTCCTGCTCGTTCCACTTCTGTTCGCGACCGTTCGTCACGGCTCGGTCGGTGCGGCCTTCGGCCTCGTCCTGCTCGCGACCATCCTGGTGATCGAGATGGCGTGGGCCGCCACGTACCTGCTCGTCGGTGAACAACGCCCGCTTATCTGGGCGGTCCCTCTCTTGGCGTCCATCATGGCGTTGGCGATCGGTGCACGATCCGTGCGGCAGACAGCGCGAGGACCTTCGCTCTCCGACGACGCCAGCACCTGACACGTCCGGGGCATACTCGGCCACGACTCGTGCCAGGACCGGTGAAGTTGGAGCAAGCCGTCGGGACGTCAGGTCAGCGACCGTCGCTCGGCGTGCGGGCTCTCGCCTGGATCGACGTCGCCGCCTGGTGCGTCGTCCTGACGATGTGGCTGTTCGGATCCTCGAGTCTGGCAACGTTCATCGGGCTCGCCGTCGCGGTGTTGCTCCACGTAGCGACCATCCCCGCGATCGTGATGAACAGCGGACCAGAGGCCTGGTGGTGGACCGTCGTCTTGGCGTGTGGTGGCCCCATCCCTGTTCTCCTCTGGGTCACCGCGGCGACGACCGGACGGTTGCCTGATCAACCTTGGCGAGTCGAAGCATCGAACCGTCGACCTCGGGACGGCTAGGGCCGCGCCGCGGCACGGCGCAGCCTGGGGCGAGCAACGAACCAGTAGCCCGCCATGCCGACGACCGGCAGCACGACCATGGCGGTCAACCAGAGGAGCCGGTTCTCGCGTGCTCTCGCCCAGGTCGCCTCGGGACGCCGCATCACATCGGCGATCACGATCGTGACCACCACGACGTGGGCGATGAGCAGCGCGAGTGGCATCAGCGTTCTCCGACGATCCGAACGCGAGAGTAACCCGGTGTAAGGTCGAGACATGCTGGGCACCATGCGCCACACCGAGGCGAGCGTCTCCGACTACCTCTGGGCGGTACTCGCCGTCGTCGCCGGGATCGCGGCCGGGATGTCGGTGGTTATGGTCCTCAACAGCGTGGCGTCGCTGGGATCGAGCGATCTCTCCGTCTGGGGCCGTATCGCACCGGTCGGGGTCGCGCTGGGCTACCTCGCCGCCCTGAGTTGGGTGACCGCGGGAGCTTGGCGCCGCACCGTATGGGGATGCCGGCTCTCGAACACCGAGAAGGACTGTCCTCGTCACGGTTCTCGCTGTGCGGCCAGCCTGGGCGCTCGAGGTGGAGGTCCTTCCCGTCTCGATGGTTGATCACGTGGTCGTTCGTCACGCGGCATGGGATACTGCGACACCGATCCGAGAGGCATCGTCGTGGTATCTCCGCTCGACGCGATCGTGAGGGGGATGAGCGAACTCCGGCGGCGGGCCGGGGGCGGTGACATGATCGCCATCATGGAACAGCTCGCGAAGCGCGTCGACGAAGCGCAGGGTCGCGCAGAACTCGAGGCGCGCATCCGCGAGGTTCGACGCCGGCTCGCATCGGACGACTCAGCGGAGGTCGCGACATGACCCACGAGCGAGCAGCGGAGATCGCCGAGCAGACGGATGTCGACGGTCTCTGGCGCGAGCTGCGACAGGCCAAGCAGGTCGGTGACGTGCAGCTCGTTCGGGTCATCGAGAACCGGATGCGTGCACTGTCCCAGGAGCGTCGGTTCGCTCACCTCAGCGACGACGAGCTGCGCGCCCGGATCGAGGCCGTGTCCGGCAACCGCGAACCGCAGGACCTGCTGGCCTACAGCCCGGGCGGAGACGAGGGCGCCTGGTCAGGCACAGACGACACGGCCGCGCTGAACCGCGCCATCACTGCCAACCAGCACGACGGGATCGAAGCCACCCTCGGCGCGCTACTCGACGAGCTGCAGAGACGCACCGACGTCAACGACGGTGACGGATCGGGCTGACGGCCACCCCGGATGGGTTACCCGCCTCCACCACAACGTGATGGTCGACGCGCTGACGTCAGTCGGAGCGGTCCTTCCAGACGGCGAACCCCCCACCCAGGAGGCCAGCCAGGATCATGAGGCTGCCCGCACTCTCGTATCCCGACCCGATCGTGGCGAGTGCTCCCGCCCCGATGAGCACGCTGCCACCCACGATCAACGCCGCCGCGATGATCGTCAACGATGGATAACGCATCGGTGGTCCCTTGCTCACCGGGATGGCAGCGACCGCCTCGAGCGTAGCGCCGTCGCTTCGTCCCCCGATCCGATCGGATATGCGATCGATTCGGGTGATGAAGTTGCGGGCGCCGCGGGGCGGTGACGAGAACGGGCGCCGATGCGTGTTCCCGTCAGGCCGAGGGGCCATGGTCGCTTTGGTGGTGACGGGAACGCGCGTGGAGACGCGCTCCGGTCGTGCTCCCGAGTACACGCCGACGCACGGGGCAGCGAGGTCGGGTGACGGACAGCGGCGCGGGTAGCGTGCGCCCCGCACACAGGAGGGAGCGCGTGACCGACGTCAACTGGGCCGAGGCGGCCGATCCGGGCGACTACTTCGTCGGCCACATCGGCCTGGTGATCGACGAGGCGACCTCCGGTCGCGTCACCGGCCACCTCGACGTCGCCCCGCACCACCACCAGCCCTACGGCATCGTCCACGGCGGCGTGTACTGCTCGATCATAGAGACCCTGGCCAGTTACGGCGCTGCGGTCACCGCCCACGAGCGCACCGGAAACGCCAACGTCGTCGGTGTCAGCAACGCCACCGATTTCATCCGGGCGCACCGCGAGGGCCGTCTGAACGCAGTGGCAGAGCCGGTGCACGCGGGGCGGACCCAGCACATCTGGCAGGTGGTCATCACCCGCGACAGCGACGGCAAGGTCGTGGCGCGCGGGCAGGTGCGCCTCGTCGGCGTCCAGCCGGAGTCGATCGGCGGCTGACTGCGCGTCACGACGACGCTCACCAGGTCAGCTCGATCTCGACCTCCGACTCCTCGTCGTCGATCTCGACCTCGAACTTGAAGTTCACCTCGTCCGGAACTTGGACGGTGAACCGTCGACCTTCGCGCTCGAACGACACCTCGTTCTGTCGGGACAGCTCATCGGCGATCTGGTGCAGACGGTCGGCTGCCGCCTCGCGGCGGAGACGCTCCTCGGACGAGTACTCGAGTTCCATGCTGGCTCCGGTGGTCGGGGGCGGCGGATGGTAGGGGCCGGCGTTGCCGGATCCTGACTGTTCGGGCTGGCGAGCGTCGACGCCGTGGAGGGCCTCGTTCCGGGACACGAGCGTTAGGGTGGGCCGGTCCCCGAGTCGAAGGTCCGTCGTGAAGATCGACTACATCACCCTCGGCACCGACCGCGACACGACCATCAGCCAGGCTCGCCGGGCCGAGGAGGTCGGCTACGACGGGTGGTTCACCGGGGAGACCGGGCACGACCCGTTCCTGATGTGCGGCTACGCGGCGGACGCGACCGAGCGCGTGCATATCGGGACGGCGATCGCGGTGGCGTTCGCGCGCAACCCGATGATCACCGCCTACAGCGCCAACGACCTGCACTTGAACTCGGGAGGCCGTTTCGTGCTCGGCCTGGGGTCGCAGATCAAGGCGCACATCGAGCGCCGGTTCCACATGCCGTGGAGCTCACCGGCCGCGCGAATGCGTGAGTTCATCAACGCGATGCGCGCGATCTGGCGGACCTGGAACGAGGGCGACAAGCTCGACTTCCGTGGGGACTTCTACGAGCACACGCTCATGACCCCCTTCTTCAGCCCCCAACCCAACCCCCACGGGACCCCACCGATCTACCTGGCGGCGGTCGGTCCGCTGATGACCGAGGTGGCGGGGGAGGTGTGCGACGGCGTCATCGCGCACTCGTTCACGACCGAGCGCTACCTGCGTGAGCACACCCTGCCCGCGCTGGCACGAGGGCGTGAACGAGCCGACACCGATCGCGACGCCGCCGTGAGCCTCGGGGTGTTCACGATCACCGGTCGCGACGAGCAGGAGGTGGCGAACAACGAGGCCTTCGTGAAGGGGCAGATCGCCTTCTACGGGTCGACCCCCGCTTACCGCGCCGTGCTCGAGACCCACGGCTGGGAGGATCTGCAGTCCGAGCTCAACACGCTGTCGAAGCAGGGCAAGTGGGCCGAGA
This genomic window contains:
- a CDS encoding PLDc N-terminal domain-containing protein — protein: MPLALLIAHVVVVTIVIADVMRRPEATWARARENRLLWLTAMVVLPVVGMAGYWFVARPRLRRAAARP
- a CDS encoding PaaI family thioesterase, which encodes MTDVNWAEAADPGDYFVGHIGLVIDEATSGRVTGHLDVAPHHHQPYGIVHGGVYCSIIETLASYGAAVTAHERTGNANVVGVSNATDFIRAHREGRLNAVAEPVHAGRTQHIWQVVITRDSDGKVVARGQVRLVGVQPESIGG
- a CDS encoding SRPBCC domain-containing protein, which encodes MTTTRLERIIGAPPSRVYQALLDPGSVQVWMVPEGMTSEVHRFEAREGGRFRISLTYDLPTTTGKTTAQTDTYHGLFVRLIPDTMVVQVVEFETNDPTMAGEMTITFTLADADDGGTVLVAVHENLPRGLSPADNDLGWNMSLDKLTALVEQAA
- a CDS encoding amphi-Trp domain-containing protein, which codes for MELEYSSEERLRREAAADRLHQIADELSRQNEVSFEREGRRFTVQVPDEVNFKFEVEIDDEESEVEIELTW
- a CDS encoding LLM class F420-dependent oxidoreductase; this translates as MKIDYITLGTDRDTTISQARRAEEVGYDGWFTGETGHDPFLMCGYAADATERVHIGTAIAVAFARNPMITAYSANDLHLNSGGRFVLGLGSQIKAHIERRFHMPWSSPAARMREFINAMRAIWRTWNEGDKLDFRGDFYEHTLMTPFFSPQPNPHGTPPIYLAAVGPLMTEVAGEVCDGVIAHSFTTERYLREHTLPALARGRERADTDRDAAVSLGVFTITGRDEQEVANNEAFVKGQIAFYGSTPAYRAVLETHGWEDLQSELNTLSKQGKWAEMSELITDDIVDAFAVRGAPTEVGSLIADRFGDVVDRISLYTAFQYEKDEFEDFAAGLRGEA